AGCTAAGTGGATAGTGTACCTTGGCACATCGGATGGTAAAAGTGTGAATCTACTAATTATCTATAAGCTGAGAAATCTGAAGGATCTTCTTCCGGTTGAAATTGTCAGGGAAACGGAAGTGTCAGCGATGTGAACTGATGGATTTAGCTTGTGTAGTGTTGGAGATTGAGAGGAGTGTGGCCAATTTGTCTTAGAATACTTGAATGGTATGACTTTTGAAGCCTTCAACTTTGGTGGGAATTTACCACTAGAAAATCCATAAACTCATGCTGCTAAATTTACATCAAACGGAATAATTACCTTAAGCAAAGTTCATGCATGCATCTAAAGTCCCCTAAGCAAATTATTGGAATGATTCTGGCTGCCACTAAAACACTTTAAACAAAGAGACATATCTCGCCCATATTTCTGTTTTGTATATAAAAATCCCAGTTTCAGCTCGCTCACTCCGCTGCTTTCCCTTTGTATCCATTCCTCCTTTCCCCAGCGGAAGCGCCATTATTTCCCATCTCCACCAGGTAGCAGACCATCGAATCGACATCGTCGCCAAAGATGCTATATGCTTCCATCGCCTGCATATATCCGAAGCCCATGGACAGAACCATCTGCATGCTGCTGGTGAGGATAATCTCTGGCAGCAGTGCTTTCTCATTCTCTCCCTCTGATATAGATTGTGACGACCCTATTTCTGCAAAACAGATCATGGTCTTTCCTTCATCTATAGATGGAGAAATGTCTGCGAGGAATGGTTGCCAGAAATAGTAAGGCGCATACTTGCCACAGAAGATGATGGTTCTGCACTGGATGTGGAAGACTCTATAGAGAAAGCATACTGTTTCAACTTCTCCTTAGCCAAATACTCGGCCCGTGAAGCCTCCATCACCATCCTCTCAATTTCCTTCTCTGTTAGTTCCAGATCAGAGTAGAAACGCCCCTCAGCTATAAGTGCCTGAAAGAATATGAGCCTGAGTCTAACAAATTGCAAAAAATAAAATGACTTAAATGGATTCAGTTAACAGGTTTTtaccaagatttgaggcgttTAGTTAGGTGATTCAGCAGCTATAGTTATGCAATAAATATTAAGATTTATGACATTTAATTCACTAGTCAAAGGAATTAAATTACATAAGATTTCATGAGATTCTAGTGTGAAAGGCTTCCTACCAAATGTATCTAGCTTGTCATTGAAACAATTTAGCATTTCCAAATACTAAATTTCCATGCTGACAAGTACATGACGAGAATAGTTAATATGTATGAATTATGCTTTCTCAGCCCTCAACAAATTTGTAATTGAATTCATTACAATAACTAAAAGGTGTTTGCACAAACTTGATTTAAGCCCAAAAAAGGGATTCTGCCCTTGACCTACTAACACCAACTAGCCAACAAGTGGGAATTATGTCATCAAAACATTCAAGTATTATGACGGCTCTTATGATTCACAATACTTGACCTAGTTTGTGAACTACTAGACAGAACAGCTAATGAAAAATAACCATAATTAAGTTCAATAGATGATAATCAAAGAATCTAGAACGTTACACAATGATAATCTGTGCCACAATGAAATTAAACTGTACTTACATTATCAAGTTGCTGGTCTTGCTGTGCTTTAATGGCAGTCTTTATCTGATCCTTATCCATGTTTCTCTACAAAGAAAGGAGATAAATTAGGGGAAGAATGTAATAGAAACAAATCCAGTTAGTCAGTCAATATCAGTCATGATGCCACTGAAATATTATCTAGATGAAGTACAGTGGAAAACTAGCAGCAATGgtccaaaataattttaaaagacatTACAGCTGAACATAGAGTAAAGTATAACCTTTTACTCCTCACCTATCGTAATAAATGCAAAATTGTGAGGTTTACAGACTTATAGAATAAATTGTTATGAAACTGCAGACGatcataaaaagaacttaccccTCGAAGACCACTGAATCCAAGACCTGCACCCACTGTCATCCTACGTGGATCGACCAGTGAGTTATAATGGTTGCCATGATGGTAACTTAACCGAATTGGAGGGACATCAGTGACATAACTCCCTTGAAAGATGTTAATAGGTTCTGTACATTAAAATGTAGGAATTACAAAAACTTTACTGTTGATTGGAACATTGTAAACCTATCAACAAATGAGACCATACCAGTGCTATAGGAGTATATATGTATAGGGCGGTTGTACATTTCTGCAAATGCCTGAATCTCAATGTTGTTTCCATAAACCTAAAACAAGCAAGGAATAAAATACGTTTATACCATTAGAAAATAGTCTGTATGGCTTAAGACCTAAAGACTCTTTAAAGTTGAATCAAATTACTAGCGACATATCATATAATGAGAGATAATGAGTAATGAAGTTAGTGTTACTCTCACAccaagtaaataaaaataaatgcttcatatatattaatatttactGCCCTCACTAACTGATTATCTACCAATTCTACTCCTTGTATACAAGTTCTAGTATCCAAACAAACATGCCTAATTTCAAGTGTGTGAATGAATACAAGTCTAAGATCTTGAAGTTTCTTCATAACCACAGCCCATTTGAACATGACTCTCAGGATCAATGGGTACTATTCCAGAATAGGGTATAATTGGACAACCAACCAAATATTAGCTAAAAAACCTCATAATATGTGCAATAACTTCTGCATCATTTTACTGGTGTGACTTGTGAAGCACTGAAGTTTAGCTCTAAATATAGATGTATAGATAAAGCCTGCAATAACTAGAGCCCAAAAGGCAATAAATCATGTACATCACAGGATAAATGGTTGATTTGTTTTACAGAAAACATGAAAAATTGCATTGCAGCATTTACACCAAATGCCAAAACATAATACGGGATACAAGCTTGCAACAAGTAGCATAGGATTGACATTGCTATAATGGTAAgagtaaaaataaagaaaatcatgCAAGCAATGATCAAAATGGTGAGAAGGTGCACAAAATACCTTGTCTCTCCTTTTCCTCTTGCAGTATAAAGTGAAACTTTCAATTAGAAACTGAGAAAAATGATCCCGTTCCTTTTCCTGACCAAAAAAAATGGAGGCATTATAAGGAGTAGGCTAGCACCACTAAAAGAACCAATTTTTTGATAATAAAGTTTATGTTTCAGATGCTATTTCTGGGAATAAAATACTGCTCGGTTATATGCTTCAGTTTCAAAATgttaaacttttaattgtttaagAAATTGATAAAAATGGATTGCTTCCTACAAAGTCCAACACCTCGATCCATAAAGTATCAAGAGTCATAATTCAGTAATATAAATTTTTTCCTTTCGGCCTAAAGGACACATGATGATCACAAAAGATACTTCAAGCACCACTCATTCAATAATTCATTTTTAATCCTCATAACTATGTATTTATCAATATCCCCTAATTATTGAATAATAGAAATCATATATTTAAACTCTAACttatagaaattttattttcatcaatCTTGACTATTTATGtgattcttttttttctcatatcAATTGtagtaaattatttatttatttgttccaTCATTCTGCATCGTATTGTAAACTAAATAACATGTACAAGTTATGCATATAGCAATCAGTTGTATAGCATcagtgataaaaaaaaaaaatgcagcaATGCTACTAttcaaaaaaatgatttttttttttttgggctaGAATCATGATGCATACCAAGTAATCAACACACATTTGCCTTGCCA
This region of Zingiber officinale cultivar Zhangliang chromosome 9A, Zo_v1.1, whole genome shotgun sequence genomic DNA includes:
- the LOC122018898 gene encoding OVARIAN TUMOR DOMAIN-containing deubiquitinating enzyme 6-like, producing MTRIFVQRGSSSNSNRPPSNSTPPSSQASSTSKDDPEKQIIEDQSVIEDSGDRLESVEDKISKHDESSQVINVEVGTNVYEENKSSINDVLDSSAPRAETSEHHLGQEDALRSGIVPLVIGSPQIATGASYPPPPPAPPLKPFLTNQSSRRMGLGSSNSVRIGSSRRQTPWPVVGARSPSNSRPSSPMSYGEGDGYNSADEQGPGYVTSYGDAERERLFVLEIRRTKGFEVRKMLEDGNCLFRAVADQVYGDAEEYDMARQMCVDYLEKERDHFSQFLIESFTLYCKRKRRDKVYGNNIEIQAFAEMYNRPIHIYSYSTEPINIFQGSYVTDVPPIRLSYHHGNHYNSLVDPRRMTVGAGLGFSGLRGRNMDKDQIKTAIKAQQDQQLDNALIAEGRFYSDLELTEKEIERMVMEASRAEYLAKEKLKQYAFSIESSTSSAEPSSSVAKIGSSQSISEGENEKALLPEIILTSSMQMVLSMGFGYMQAMEAYSIFGDDVDSMVCYLVEMGNNGASAGERRNGYKGKAAE